A genomic stretch from Chitinophaga lutea includes:
- a CDS encoding enolase C-terminal domain-like protein produces MSKMIHVTEAGSDFEREPLVRPFGFKGNYLTELWQVAVRLQSTPGLGGTGLATQSVLYGDAELFAAHPEAGGNALLYVLTNKALELIKSTPFRTPPELLETILPPLTAAAAQLTGRTVNPNFILNAMVAPDNAAWLLYAAENGFTSFDEMLPDTFRPALRHRNDLIAILYQVSYNMPVADIVQAAKEGFFVFKIKTGHPGRQEDMLRLDMERLSAIHAALKDLRTPHTADGKLVYTMDANSRYEKKETLLRYLDHARKIGAFGQVLLYEEPLTETNTEYVDDAGVRIAADDSLHTVHDAQMRLEQGYGALVLKGIAKTLSLSLPMAKLADERNVPCMCSDLTVNPILVNWHKNLAARLAPFPGIGMGLMETNGDANYSNWPVMKGYAPYWSAPQQGVFHLDEEFYRRSGGIFEPVAHYEKMFRKH; encoded by the coding sequence ATGTCAAAAATGATCCACGTCACCGAAGCCGGTTCCGACTTTGAAAGGGAGCCGCTCGTGCGCCCCTTTGGTTTTAAAGGGAATTATTTAACCGAGTTATGGCAGGTAGCCGTGCGCCTGCAATCTACCCCCGGATTAGGAGGAACGGGCCTCGCCACGCAAAGCGTACTATATGGCGATGCGGAACTGTTCGCCGCGCATCCCGAGGCCGGCGGCAACGCCTTGCTGTATGTACTGACCAATAAAGCACTGGAGCTGATTAAAAGCACCCCTTTCCGCACACCGCCGGAATTGCTGGAGACCATCCTGCCTCCGCTGACCGCCGCTGCAGCGCAACTGACCGGACGCACGGTGAACCCGAATTTTATCCTGAATGCGATGGTGGCGCCGGATAATGCCGCCTGGCTGTTATATGCCGCGGAGAACGGCTTTACGTCGTTCGACGAGATGCTGCCGGACACATTCAGACCGGCGCTCCGACATCGCAACGACCTGATCGCCATCCTCTACCAGGTGTCGTACAACATGCCGGTAGCCGATATCGTACAGGCGGCGAAAGAAGGTTTTTTTGTGTTCAAGATAAAAACAGGCCATCCCGGTAGGCAGGAAGACATGCTGAGGCTGGATATGGAACGGCTGAGCGCCATTCATGCAGCGCTGAAAGACCTGCGTACGCCGCACACGGCCGACGGTAAACTGGTGTATACCATGGATGCCAATTCACGCTACGAAAAAAAGGAAACCCTGCTGCGTTACCTCGATCATGCCCGGAAAATCGGGGCCTTCGGACAGGTATTGCTCTACGAAGAACCACTCACGGAAACCAATACCGAATACGTGGACGATGCAGGCGTACGCATAGCGGCAGACGATAGCCTGCATACCGTGCACGACGCGCAGATGCGCCTCGAACAGGGGTACGGCGCACTCGTGCTGAAGGGCATCGCCAAAACACTCAGCCTGTCACTGCCCATGGCCAAACTGGCCGATGAGCGCAACGTGCCCTGCATGTGCTCCGATCTCACGGTGAACCCCATCCTCGTCAACTGGCACAAAAACCTGGCCGCACGGCTGGCGCCTTTCCCGGGCATTGGAATGGGTCTGATGGAAACCAACGGGGATGCCAACTACAGCAACTGGCCGGTCATGAAAGGATACGCGCCGTACTGGTCTGCGCCGCAGCAAGGCGTGTTTCACCTCGATGAAGAATTCTATCGCCGCAGCGGTGGTATTTTTGAGCCGGTCGCACACTATGAAAAGATGTTCCGTAAGCATTAG
- a CDS encoding DUF6265 family protein — protein MKYLLLCMICCTTVGPISRSAWLLGTWSGGTPGRQLVEIWEKQNDSTFTGRGLMVKGVDTALLEAISLEERNGQLYYVPTVTGQNKGQAVRFTLTSITGSQLAFENPSHDFPQKVTYTLVTPDSLLAEISGTVNGTLKSRKFPMKRVK, from the coding sequence ATGAAGTATTTACTGCTATGTATGATCTGTTGCACCACGGTTGGCCCCATCAGCCGCAGTGCATGGCTGCTCGGTACCTGGAGCGGCGGAACACCGGGCAGGCAACTGGTGGAAATCTGGGAAAAACAAAATGATTCCACCTTTACCGGCCGTGGATTGATGGTGAAAGGCGTAGATACTGCTTTGCTGGAAGCCATTAGCCTGGAGGAACGAAACGGCCAGTTATACTATGTGCCCACCGTCACGGGACAAAACAAAGGACAGGCGGTGCGGTTCACCCTCACTTCCATTACCGGTAGCCAGCTTGCGTTTGAGAACCCCTCGCACGATTTTCCACAAAAAGTGACGTATACCCTCGTAACCCCTGATTCATTGCTGGCGGAGATTTCAGGTACCGTGAACGGAACATTGAAATCGAGGAAATTCCCGATGAAACGGGTGAAGTAA
- a CDS encoding VOC family protein codes for MAIQIAGLAPLLQVFDMPSSISFYRDLLGFSVTETDREAGDDVDWALLRFNGVELMLNTAYEKTFRPAAPDPKRMAQREDFTLYFGCPDVDAAYTHLRAKGLEIAPPVITHYGFKALGVKDPDGFNLVFHWPAR; via the coding sequence ATGGCCATTCAAATAGCGGGACTGGCTCCCTTGCTCCAGGTTTTCGACATGCCTTCCTCCATTTCATTTTACCGCGACCTCCTTGGCTTTTCGGTAACGGAAACAGACCGTGAAGCCGGCGATGATGTAGACTGGGCGCTGCTGCGCTTCAACGGGGTGGAGCTGATGCTGAACACCGCGTACGAAAAAACATTCCGGCCCGCCGCGCCTGATCCGAAACGGATGGCGCAGCGGGAAGATTTCACCCTGTATTTCGGCTGCCCGGATGTGGACGCCGCCTATACGCACCTGCGCGCCAAAGGCCTGGAAATTGCACCGCCGGTAATTACGCACTATGGCTTCAAAGCCCTCGGCGTAAAGGATCCCGACGGGTTCAACCTCGTATTCCACTGGCCCGCCCGCTGA
- a CDS encoding acyltransferase family protein, with protein sequence MDNLKESPAQPAKGRLYSLDALRGFDMFWIMGAEEIFHKLAKASGSPFWHRVAEQFVHPDWNGFRFYDLIFPLFLFMAGVSTPYSVGRELEKGTPRPQLLWRVIKRTLILVLLGLIVNNGLELRPISEIRFGSVLGRIGLAYMFANIIYLYTRERAQMIFFWGFIIGYWLLLKFTAAPGFPPGDLSMEGNFASYIDRSIMPGKLYLGIHDPEGLMSTIPAISTALLGILAGNLLKNNPMTPEKKTVRMALAGLFLLVLAQLWNLDFPINKNLWSSSFVLQVGGLSLLLLSLFYYVIDVKGYQKWSFFFRVIGMNSILIYMSDHFIDWNYTTHAVFTWLGQLVGEPYGWVVLAVCLVGIKWLFLYFMYKKKVFLRV encoded by the coding sequence ATGGACAATTTAAAAGAATCGCCCGCGCAACCAGCCAAGGGGCGCCTCTATTCCCTCGATGCACTCCGCGGATTCGATATGTTCTGGATAATGGGGGCCGAAGAAATTTTTCACAAGCTCGCCAAGGCCTCAGGCTCGCCTTTCTGGCATCGTGTGGCGGAACAATTCGTGCACCCCGACTGGAATGGTTTCCGTTTCTACGATCTCATTTTCCCGCTGTTCCTCTTTATGGCCGGTGTTTCAACGCCATACTCGGTAGGCAGGGAGCTAGAAAAAGGCACCCCGCGCCCGCAGCTGCTCTGGCGCGTCATCAAAAGAACGCTGATACTGGTATTGCTGGGGTTGATCGTCAATAACGGGCTGGAGCTGCGACCCATCTCGGAGATCAGGTTCGGCAGCGTACTGGGCCGCATCGGCCTGGCGTATATGTTTGCCAATATCATTTACCTGTACACCAGGGAGCGCGCGCAGATGATTTTTTTCTGGGGTTTCATCATCGGTTACTGGCTGCTGCTGAAATTCACGGCGGCGCCGGGTTTCCCGCCGGGCGACCTGAGTATGGAAGGGAACTTTGCTTCTTACATAGACCGTAGCATCATGCCAGGTAAATTGTACCTCGGCATCCACGACCCGGAAGGCCTGATGTCGACCATCCCCGCCATCAGCACCGCACTGCTGGGTATCCTCGCCGGTAACCTGCTGAAAAACAACCCGATGACGCCCGAAAAGAAAACCGTTCGCATGGCGCTGGCGGGGTTGTTCTTGCTGGTATTGGCGCAGTTGTGGAACCTCGATTTCCCGATCAATAAAAACCTCTGGTCGAGCTCCTTTGTACTGCAGGTGGGCGGTTTGAGCCTGTTGCTGCTCTCGTTGTTCTATTACGTGATCGATGTGAAGGGGTATCAGAAATGGTCTTTCTTCTTCAGGGTGATTGGCATGAACTCCATTCTCATTTACATGTCCGATCATTTCATCGACTGGAATTATACCACCCACGCGGTGTTTACCTGGCTGGGCCAATTAGTCGGTGAGCCTTACGGCTGGGTGGTGCTGGCGGTTTGCCTGGTGGGCATCAAGTGGCTGTTCCTGTACTTCATGTACAAAAAGAAAGTGTTCCTGCGTGTATAA
- a CDS encoding dihydrofolate reductase family protein, giving the protein MGKTILNITMSLDGFIAGKHISAETPMGENGELLHKWMFEEATDAAKKMMADFVDDIGAVILGSNTYNTAIEDAWGGKTPFQSPAFVLTTGEPKMIVPGFTHVNDRPEKVLLRAKEVAGGKNVWIMGGANVAQQFLRAALVDELHIHIATVLLGGGTALFPANAPHPVNLIRFDATETPGAAHLFYKIGQ; this is encoded by the coding sequence ATGGGAAAAACGATCCTGAACATAACAATGTCGCTCGACGGCTTCATAGCGGGAAAACATATCTCCGCCGAAACGCCCATGGGTGAAAACGGTGAATTATTGCACAAATGGATGTTCGAAGAAGCGACGGACGCAGCTAAAAAAATGATGGCGGATTTTGTGGACGATATCGGAGCTGTTATTTTGGGCAGCAACACTTATAACACCGCCATTGAAGATGCCTGGGGCGGGAAAACACCCTTTCAATCACCCGCTTTCGTTTTAACGACTGGTGAGCCAAAGATGATTGTGCCGGGGTTCACGCATGTAAATGACAGGCCGGAGAAGGTGCTTCTGCGTGCAAAGGAAGTGGCAGGCGGGAAAAATGTCTGGATTATGGGAGGCGCAAATGTTGCGCAGCAGTTTCTCCGGGCAGCGCTTGTCGACGAACTGCATATTCACATCGCCACTGTTTTACTCGGCGGCGGCACCGCTTTGTTTCCGGCCAACGCGCCGCATCCCGTTAACCTGATCCGGTTCGACGCTACAGAAACTCCCGGTGCTGCGCATCTTTTCTATAAAATCGGTCAATAG
- a CDS encoding DUF3592 domain-containing protein, with translation MGYNTALIAGILLLVASCFTLNHSLTLLRSGEKAVGTVIMLEKSTDTDNESVTPIFRFTTRSNEEYTFGHIVSTDPPAWDIGEKGTIIYDPANPSQAKLLTYFSVFSETIFCVAFALPLIVFGGGSYIARYIFRVTAGKGERMAVV, from the coding sequence ATGGGATACAACACCGCACTCATTGCAGGTATTTTACTCCTGGTCGCTTCCTGTTTCACGCTGAACCATTCGCTCACCCTTCTCCGTTCCGGCGAGAAAGCAGTCGGCACCGTTATCATGCTCGAAAAAAGCACGGATACCGATAATGAGAGTGTAACGCCCATATTCCGGTTTACCACCCGTTCCAACGAGGAGTACACTTTCGGCCACATTGTTTCAACCGACCCGCCTGCCTGGGATATCGGCGAAAAAGGCACCATCATCTATGATCCCGCAAACCCTTCACAGGCAAAATTGCTGACATACTTTAGCGTTTTCAGCGAAACGATCTTTTGCGTGGCGTTTGCGCTGCCGTTGATTGTTTTCGGTGGAGGGAGTTACATCGCGCGGTATATTTTCAGGGTAACGGCGGGGAAGGGAGAAAGGATGGCAGTAGTGTAA
- a CDS encoding RidA family protein, with product MLDKLLRKSLFLLSLTLFNTALMAQKNEIIKEKWHWDGKLKQDTAAGYAQVLKVGNVLYISGAVSTSLTPEGITQVYKALERSLKSFGATFQNVVKENLYTTDIEAMKKYNDARKVFYKGDFPAATWVQISRLYMTDAKLEVELIAHLPGN from the coding sequence ATGCTAGACAAATTGCTCAGAAAGTCCCTGTTTCTCCTATCATTGACATTGTTCAATACAGCCCTGATGGCTCAGAAAAACGAGATCATTAAAGAAAAATGGCATTGGGACGGGAAGCTGAAACAGGACACTGCAGCCGGATACGCCCAGGTACTGAAAGTAGGCAACGTGCTCTACATTTCGGGTGCTGTCAGCACTTCCCTCACACCGGAAGGAATAACACAGGTTTATAAAGCTTTAGAACGTTCCCTGAAAAGCTTCGGTGCCACTTTTCAAAACGTCGTAAAAGAAAATCTTTATACCACGGATATCGAAGCGATGAAAAAATATAATGATGCTAGAAAAGTGTTTTACAAAGGAGATTTTCCCGCTGCTACGTGGGTGCAGATTTCGAGGCTGTATATGACTGACGCCAAGTTGGAGGTGGAATTAATTGCGCATCTTCCGGGAAACTGA
- a CDS encoding RagB/SusD family nutrient uptake outer membrane protein, which translates to MKNRILYVMATCTLLGLMSCKKYLQEKMVSEVTYPHYDTEEGLESAVTAVYSQLRSPLGSEQIFSFGDFGTDTYTEGQDGGKNFNRYNSGLSPTQGMISGYWQTLYRGINTANICIERIPGIPGKKIFTSDQFKRERIAEMRFLRAYFYFVLVQSYGRVPILPKGYIEVVTDFKRAAVKDVYKHIISDLRTAVDSLPVSQTDGGRATKGAAQHLLSKVYLTRASAVAEDRGKQPTDLDSAAYLAEQVIASPEYALEKDYASIFRFGNERNDEVIFAVQFAKDPIYNGDGNQMHLFYIMYYDNHGGMMRDIANGRAYRRLRPTNYQIDVYNRKTDSRFYKSYKMTWICNNPNNIPIWDAANAPSPDLVGKPKFKLKDTAVYVTVSNGTDAQIAKKPYTWIPRNKFTGNNYPTLNKYLDPGRADLAATVGNRDYVLMRLGETYLLAAEAYARKGEYQKAADLVNVVRKRAAYKEGEIKPKEFWTVEGGNIADIAKSTETDMQVTAANISANVINFFLDERARELNGECWRWYDLVRMEKLVERVKQYNSSASGIREYHKLRPIPLQHIERLTNPGPLSEEQNEGYY; encoded by the coding sequence ATGAAAAACAGGATTTTATATGTCATGGCGACCTGCACCCTGCTGGGGCTGATGTCGTGTAAAAAATATCTGCAGGAGAAAATGGTGAGCGAGGTGACCTATCCGCATTACGATACGGAAGAGGGCCTGGAATCCGCCGTTACGGCCGTGTACAGCCAGTTACGCTCTCCTCTCGGCAGTGAGCAGATTTTTTCTTTCGGGGATTTCGGGACGGATACCTATACGGAAGGCCAGGATGGCGGTAAAAACTTCAACCGCTACAATTCCGGCCTCAGCCCTACCCAGGGTATGATCAGCGGTTACTGGCAAACCCTCTACCGCGGTATTAATACGGCGAATATTTGTATCGAGCGCATCCCCGGCATTCCAGGAAAGAAAATATTCACCTCCGACCAGTTCAAAAGAGAACGCATCGCCGAGATGCGTTTCCTGCGCGCGTATTTTTATTTCGTACTGGTGCAGTCGTACGGAAGAGTACCCATCCTGCCCAAAGGTTATATTGAAGTGGTGACGGACTTTAAACGCGCCGCCGTGAAAGACGTGTACAAACACATCATTTCCGATCTCCGCACGGCGGTGGATTCGCTGCCCGTTTCGCAGACAGATGGCGGCCGCGCCACAAAAGGCGCTGCACAGCACCTGCTGTCGAAAGTGTACCTGACCCGCGCCAGTGCGGTTGCGGAAGACCGGGGCAAACAACCCACCGATCTGGACAGCGCCGCTTACCTTGCCGAACAGGTGATTGCCAGCCCTGAGTATGCCCTCGAAAAGGATTATGCCAGCATTTTCCGTTTTGGCAACGAGCGGAACGATGAGGTGATATTTGCCGTACAGTTTGCCAAAGACCCGATTTACAACGGCGACGGCAACCAGATGCACCTGTTTTACATCATGTATTACGACAACCATGGCGGCATGATGCGCGACATCGCCAACGGCCGTGCCTATCGCCGCCTACGGCCCACCAATTACCAGATCGACGTGTACAACCGTAAAACCGACTCCCGGTTTTACAAAAGTTACAAGATGACGTGGATATGCAACAACCCCAACAACATTCCCATCTGGGATGCCGCCAATGCTCCTTCCCCCGATCTCGTCGGGAAACCTAAATTCAAATTGAAGGATACGGCTGTATATGTCACGGTGAGCAACGGTACGGATGCGCAGATCGCGAAAAAGCCCTATACCTGGATCCCGCGGAACAAGTTTACCGGCAACAACTATCCCACGCTCAACAAATACCTCGACCCCGGACGTGCCGACCTGGCCGCCACGGTGGGCAACCGCGACTATGTGCTGATGCGCCTCGGGGAAACCTACCTGCTGGCAGCAGAGGCCTATGCCCGCAAGGGAGAATATCAGAAGGCCGCAGACCTGGTGAATGTTGTCAGGAAACGTGCGGCATACAAGGAAGGAGAGATCAAACCGAAGGAATTCTGGACGGTGGAAGGCGGTAATATCGCTGACATTGCCAAAAGCACTGAGACCGATATGCAGGTGACGGCGGCCAACATTTCCGCCAATGTGATCAACTTTTTCCTCGACGAAAGGGCCCGCGAGCTGAACGGTGAATGCTGGCGCTGGTACGACCTGGTGAGGATGGAGAAGCTGGTGGAAAGGGTGAAACAATACAACAGTTCAGCCAGCGGCATCCGGGAATATCACAAGTTGCGGCCCATTCCGCTGCAGCACATCGAGCGCCTCACTAATCCGGGGCCGCTCTCCGAAGAGCAGAATGAGGGTTATTACTGA